Below is a genomic region from Enterobacter hormaechei subsp. xiangfangensis.
ATCCTAATCCGTCCGTGGCAGGAGAGCGATCGCCCTTTCCTGCGCACGCTGTTCCTCCACGCCCGGCGTGAAGCCTGGCCGTGGCTGGACAGTTCTGCGTGGCAGCTTGAAGATTTTGACGCGGCAACCCTGGACGAAGAGATTTGGGTGGCGGAGCAGGATGGGCACCGACTTGGCTTTGCCTCAGTCTGGACGAACGATAATTTTCTGCACAACCTGTTTGTCGATCCGCAGTATCAGCGTCTGGGAGTGGGTCATTTGTTACTGGAACAAGTACAGAAGACGTTTACCAGTACAGGCGCGCTGAAGTGTCTGGTGAAGAATGAACGGGCTATTGCGTTTTACCATCGCCACGGCTGGCACATTGAAGCGACGGGAGATTCTCCGGACGGGGAGTATTATTTGATGCACTATCGGCTTGGGTAAAGTCAGGTAGCGCTATGCTTACCTGACATACAAAATCGAGGTAGGCCGGGTAAGGCAAAGCCGTCACCCGGCACTAACGCGCAGAGGCGTTACACCGCGCGGAAGGCGATTTCACCCGGGATCACTTCCCCCTGCCAGTAGAGCTGCGCCGCAACGCGCCCTGCAAGCTGGCGATACATCTGGGCAAATTCGCTGTCCGGGCGGCTGACCACCGTTGGTTTCCCGCTGTCCAGGTCTTCACGCAAGGAAATATGCAGCGGCATCTGCCCCAGCAGCTGGGTGTGATACTGCGCAGCCAGCTTCTCCGCACCGCCGGTACCAAAGATGGGCTCATGGTGCCCGCAGTTGCTGCAAATATGCATGCTCATGTTCTCGACGATACCCAGTACCGGCACCTCTACCTTCTCGAACATGACAATGCCTTTTTTGGCGTCGATCAGCGCGATATCCTGCGGCGTGGTGACTACGACGGCGCCGGTAACCGGAATGTTCTGCGCCAGCGTCAGCTGGATATCACCGGTGCCCGGCGGCATGTCCAGCACCAGATAATCGAGGTCAGGCCACATTGTCTCCTGCAACATTTGCAGCAGCGCCTTGCTGGCCATCGGGCCACGCCAGACCATCGCGTTATCGTCAGTAACCAGATATCCAATGGAGTTGGTCGCCAGACCGTGCGCCACGATTGGCGCCATGTGGGTGCCGTCCGGCGAAGTTGGACGCTGGTTTTCCGCTCCCAGCATGTTTGGAATGGACGGGCCATAGATATCCGCATCCAGAATGCCGACCTTCGCCCCTTCTGCCGCCAGTGCAAGCGCCAGATTCACGGCGGTAGATGATTTACCCACCCCGCCCTTGCCAGAGCTGACGGCGATGATGTTCTTCACGCCGTTAACGCCCGGCTGATTTTTCACGCGCTTGAGCGTGGCGATGCTGTGGCTTAGCTTCCAGTCAATTGCTTTTGCGCCAGTAATGCGCAGC
It encodes:
- a CDS encoding GNAT family N-acetyltransferase codes for the protein MAKSTKPITEIFSITADTILIRPWQESDRPFLRTLFLHARREAWPWLDSSAWQLEDFDAATLDEEIWVAEQDGHRLGFASVWTNDNFLHNLFVDPQYQRLGVGHLLLEQVQKTFTSTGALKCLVKNERAIAFYHRHGWHIEATGDSPDGEYYLMHYRLG
- the apbC gene encoding iron-sulfur cluster carrier protein ApbC: MSSQSQAKSPEALRAMVAGTLANFQHPTLKHNLTTLKALHHVAWLDDTLHIELQMPFVWTSAFDALKEQTSSELLRITGAKAIDWKLSHSIATLKRVKNQPGVNGVKNIIAVSSGKGGVGKSSTAVNLALALAAEGAKVGILDADIYGPSIPNMLGAENQRPTSPDGTHMAPIVAHGLATNSIGYLVTDDNAMVWRGPMASKALLQMLQETMWPDLDYLVLDMPPGTGDIQLTLAQNIPVTGAVVVTTPQDIALIDAKKGIVMFEKVEVPVLGIVENMSMHICSNCGHHEPIFGTGGAEKLAAQYHTQLLGQMPLHISLREDLDSGKPTVVSRPDSEFAQMYRQLAGRVAAQLYWQGEVIPGEIAFRAV